Proteins encoded by one window of Bacillus sp. DTU_2020_1000418_1_SI_GHA_SEK_038:
- a CDS encoding FdhF/YdeP family oxidoreductase — MSSTKHTGPIKLDTSLKPSLWAGKAPMGLGKIKPHHIRDTMKVAWDNKDNLGYAYRILTQGVCDGCALGVSGLYDQTLTGPHLCTTRLNVLRLNTMPAIDSEWLENIDKLKELDSTQLRKLGRIPYPLSRKKGEKKFTRISWDEALDRIAAKIKQIDPKQLAFYLTARGITNEVYYTAAKVARFLGTNNIDNASRICHSPSKTALKRSLGIGASSCNYKDWIGTDVLIFWGSVAANNQPVSTKYMYAAKKAGTKIIMINPYREPAMENYWIPSVPESALFGTQIVDDVYQVNIGGDIAFMNGVMKHWFEMEEKVPGSAIDHDFVNEHTNGISELKVHIQNQDWELLENSSGLTKERMYEFAELLAKSKSGVFIWSMGLTQHRFATDNISQVANLAMLRGFIGREHCGVMPIRGHSGVQGSGEMGADPFVLPGSDFDELNAKRMEYIWGFPVPRWQGDTVGQTLENVMLPENHPRKVKLFFTSGGNFLETMPDPDFIQEVLENVELRVHQDIIFNTSTLVDAKEEVIVLPAMTRYEQPGGGTSTSTERMVYFSPEIKGPRIEEARPEWEIYVDLASRVFPDKKHLIEFKHADEIRDEISIANRNYDGIQHLKNKGDVFQWGGAWLCEGGVCPTPDGKGNLLAIEIPELRKTEGQFYVTTRRGKQFNSMVYSETDPFNGADRYDILMNADDAEKLNIREGDAIVAFNSYGSYQGRAKFEDVRAGNIAVFWPEGNVLLPKGVYEKYAEIPEYNTTIILEKAETFHAQKDRKYVEKRIEELEMSMS, encoded by the coding sequence ATGAGTTCAACTAAGCATACAGGACCAATCAAATTAGATACTTCCTTAAAGCCATCCTTGTGGGCTGGAAAAGCGCCAATGGGGCTTGGGAAGATAAAGCCTCACCATATTAGAGATACGATGAAGGTAGCATGGGATAATAAAGATAATTTAGGATATGCTTATCGGATTCTAACACAAGGTGTGTGTGATGGCTGTGCCCTTGGTGTATCTGGGCTTTATGACCAAACTTTGACTGGTCCTCATTTATGTACAACAAGATTGAATGTTCTTCGCTTAAACACCATGCCGGCTATTGATTCGGAGTGGCTAGAGAATATAGATAAATTGAAGGAATTAGACAGTACACAGCTTCGGAAGCTTGGAAGAATTCCATATCCTCTTTCTCGAAAAAAAGGAGAAAAGAAGTTTACAAGAATTTCTTGGGACGAAGCTTTAGACAGGATCGCCGCGAAAATAAAGCAAATTGATCCTAAACAGCTTGCATTCTATTTAACTGCTAGAGGAATTACGAACGAAGTCTACTATACAGCTGCTAAAGTTGCACGTTTTCTCGGGACAAATAATATTGACAATGCCTCACGAATTTGTCATTCACCAAGTAAAACAGCATTAAAAAGATCATTAGGCATTGGGGCATCAAGCTGTAATTATAAAGATTGGATTGGGACAGACGTATTAATATTCTGGGGCTCGGTTGCAGCGAATAATCAGCCTGTCTCAACTAAATATATGTATGCGGCTAAAAAGGCGGGAACAAAAATCATTATGATTAACCCATATCGCGAGCCTGCAATGGAAAATTACTGGATTCCTTCGGTTCCGGAAAGTGCATTGTTTGGTACTCAAATTGTCGATGATGTGTATCAAGTCAATATTGGCGGAGATATTGCCTTTATGAATGGTGTGATGAAGCACTGGTTTGAAATGGAGGAAAAAGTTCCGGGATCTGCGATTGACCATGATTTTGTTAATGAGCATACAAATGGTATTTCTGAATTAAAAGTTCATATCCAGAATCAAGATTGGGAACTGCTTGAAAATTCATCTGGATTAACGAAGGAAAGAATGTATGAGTTTGCCGAGTTGTTAGCGAAATCAAAATCTGGTGTTTTTATTTGGAGTATGGGATTAACGCAGCATCGCTTTGCAACGGATAACATCTCCCAAGTGGCAAATCTTGCCATGCTGCGCGGCTTTATTGGAAGAGAGCATTGCGGTGTAATGCCAATCCGCGGCCATAGCGGCGTCCAAGGATCGGGAGAAATGGGAGCAGATCCATTTGTTCTTCCTGGAAGTGATTTTGATGAGCTAAATGCAAAACGGATGGAATATATATGGGGATTCCCGGTTCCTAGATGGCAGGGGGATACTGTAGGTCAAACATTAGAAAATGTCATGCTGCCGGAGAACCATCCGAGAAAAGTGAAGCTCTTCTTTACAAGTGGGGGAAACTTCCTAGAAACAATGCCCGATCCAGATTTTATTCAGGAGGTTCTTGAAAATGTTGAACTTCGGGTCCATCAGGATATTATTTTTAATACTTCTACCCTAGTGGATGCAAAGGAAGAAGTCATTGTATTACCTGCGATGACGAGATATGAGCAGCCAGGTGGAGGTACATCCACAAGTACGGAAAGAATGGTTTACTTCAGTCCGGAGATTAAAGGGCCAAGAATAGAGGAAGCAAGGCCGGAATGGGAAATTTATGTTGACCTTGCATCGAGAGTTTTTCCTGATAAAAAGCATCTTATTGAATTCAAGCATGCAGATGAAATTCGAGATGAAATTTCAATTGCCAACAGAAACTATGATGGCATCCAGCATTTGAAAAACAAAGGAGATGTGTTCCAGTGGGGCGGAGCCTGGTTATGCGAGGGCGGAGTTTGTCCAACTCCAGATGGAAAAGGAAATCTGCTGGCCATTGAAATTCCTGAGCTGCGGAAAACGGAAGGTCAGTTCTATGTAACAACTAGACGGGGAAAACAATTCAATTCAATGGTTTATAGTGAAACAGATCCATTTAATGGAGCAGATCGCTATGATATATTAATGAATGCTGACGATGCTGAAAAGCTTAATATTCGCGAGGGAGATGCCATCGTTGCATTTAACAGTTACGGTAGTTATCAAGGAAGAGCAAAGTTTGAAGATGTGAGGGCAGGTAATATTGCTGTATTCTGGCCAGAAGGAAATGTATTGCTTCCGAAGGGCGTGTATGAGAAATATGCGGAAATTCCGGAATATAATACAACGATCATTCTCGAGAAGGCAGAAACCTTCCATGCACAAAAAGATCGAAAATATGTAGAAAAGAGAATTGAAGA
- the fdhD gene encoding formate dehydrogenase accessory sulfurtransferase FdhD has translation MAGQISNNSWIYRYENGMLQEQLDEIVTEQPMTIMLDGQEFATMVCTPENLEELTIGFLASEGIIRQQDEIKSINIDESKGIAYVDLHVQVTTSHEFHSKRFIGSCCGKSRQFYFHNDARTAKTSTSKTTITPDQCLSIMKQLQDSSLIFQETGGVHNAALFSGEEMIISRTDIGRHNALDKIFGYCIQNKIPVKDKIIAFSGRISSEVLLKAAKIGVGIILSKSAPTNLAIKLAEDLNITAVGFIRGNSFNVYSHSYRIID, from the coding sequence ATGGCAGGTCAAATAAGTAATAATAGCTGGATTTATAGGTATGAAAACGGCATGTTGCAGGAACAGCTTGATGAGATTGTGACTGAACAGCCAATGACGATTATGCTAGATGGTCAAGAATTTGCAACAATGGTTTGTACTCCGGAAAATCTCGAAGAATTAACGATCGGCTTTTTGGCTTCAGAAGGAATTATCCGTCAACAGGATGAGATTAAATCCATAAATATTGATGAAAGCAAGGGAATTGCTTACGTTGATTTACATGTTCAAGTTACAACCAGTCATGAATTTCACTCGAAACGATTTATTGGTTCCTGCTGCGGGAAAAGCCGCCAGTTTTATTTTCACAATGATGCTCGTACGGCTAAGACATCTACTTCCAAGACAACGATCACACCAGATCAATGTCTATCTATCATGAAGCAACTCCAGGACAGCAGTTTGATTTTCCAAGAAACTGGCGGTGTGCATAATGCAGCCCTCTTCTCAGGAGAGGAAATGATTATAAGCAGGACAGATATCGGCAGGCATAATGCATTGGATAAAATTTTTGGGTACTGCATCCAGAACAAAATTCCCGTTAAGGATAAAATTATTGCCTTTAGCGGCAGAATTTCATCTGAAGTACTATTAAAGGCTGCAAAAATTGGCGTTGGAATTATTCTATCAAAATCAGCTCCTACTAATCTTGCAATTAAATTAGCTGAGGATTTAAATATTACTGCTGTTGGATTTATTAGAGGAAACTCATTTAATGTATATTCTCACTCTTACAGGATCATAGATTAA
- the moaA gene encoding GTP 3',8-cyclase MoaA translates to MILQDKRNRPLRDLRISVTDKCNFRCTYCMPAEIFGPDYPFLQKEQLLSFEEMERLVKIFAKAFEIKKIRLTGGEPLMRKSLPDLVEKIARIDGIDDIAMTTNGILLPQYAMDLKKAGLKRVSISLDSLDDHLFGKINGRGIKVQEVLNGIDAASEAGLKIKINMVVKKGLNDHEVVPMAKFFKEKGHILRFIEFMDVGNTNQWNMESVYSKKQILESIQGVMPFEPIAPNYLGEVASRFRYTGTEQEFGIISSVTEAFCSSCNRARLSAEGKLYTCLFSGVGHDLRTILRSEEDVSKLEKMITEIWTNRNDRYSEERDVLLQQNKGRKKVEMSHIGG, encoded by the coding sequence TTGATTTTACAGGATAAAAGAAACAGACCACTCAGGGATTTGCGAATCTCCGTAACGGACAAGTGTAACTTTCGCTGCACCTATTGTATGCCTGCAGAAATATTTGGTCCGGATTATCCTTTTTTGCAAAAAGAACAGCTGCTATCATTTGAAGAAATGGAACGGTTAGTTAAGATTTTTGCTAAGGCCTTCGAAATTAAAAAAATCAGGCTCACTGGCGGAGAGCCATTAATGAGAAAATCATTGCCTGACCTAGTAGAGAAGATTGCTCGAATTGATGGAATTGATGATATTGCGATGACAACAAACGGAATATTGCTGCCACAATACGCAATGGATTTAAAAAAAGCTGGATTAAAACGAGTCTCCATCAGTCTAGATTCCCTTGATGACCATTTGTTTGGAAAAATTAATGGCAGAGGGATTAAAGTACAGGAAGTTTTAAATGGCATTGATGCGGCATCTGAAGCTGGCCTAAAAATAAAAATTAATATGGTTGTAAAAAAAGGCCTAAACGACCATGAAGTTGTCCCAATGGCCAAATTCTTCAAAGAAAAAGGCCATATTTTGCGGTTTATTGAGTTTATGGATGTCGGAAATACGAATCAGTGGAATATGGAATCTGTTTACTCGAAAAAGCAAATTCTAGAATCTATACAAGGTGTCATGCCGTTCGAACCAATAGCACCAAATTATTTAGGTGAAGTGGCTTCTAGATTTAGATATACTGGGACAGAGCAGGAATTTGGGATTATTTCATCCGTAACAGAGGCATTCTGCTCATCATGCAATCGGGCACGACTTTCAGCTGAGGGCAAGCTCTATACATGTCTATTTTCTGGAGTCGGACACGACCTGCGGACAATTCTGCGTTCTGAAGAAGATGTTTCAAAATTAGAAAAAATGATAACAGAGATTTGGACAAATCGTAATGACCGTTATTCTGAAGAACGTGATGTCCTTCTTCAGCAAAATAAAGGCAGGAAAAAGGTTGAAATGTCCCATATTGGGGGTTAA
- a CDS encoding DUF421 domain-containing protein, which translates to MSEWSHIIIRSFIFLFVLFVMTKLLGKKQISQISFFEYVSGITIGSIAGEVIMGLDNNIGHGVLAIAIFGLVTIAVGFISLKSNSFRDFVEGKGTIFIKDGKIMEDNLKKEKYSTDELSTLLRKKDVFNLADVEFAVLEPTGNLSILLKKENRPLTPKDLNMKVANDKVPQTVIRDGHIVHDSLASAGKTRKWLFDELDKLEVTMDNVFYGQIDSYGDLTVDLYDDKMQQPSPQTRPLLMAQLKKCQADLELFELETDSPDAKKMYKKNANKLNEVIKILSPYLNN; encoded by the coding sequence ATGTCAGAATGGAGTCATATAATCATTCGCTCTTTTATATTTCTTTTTGTATTATTTGTAATGACAAAATTATTAGGGAAAAAGCAAATTTCCCAAATTTCCTTTTTTGAATATGTATCAGGCATTACAATAGGAAGTATTGCCGGCGAAGTTATTATGGGATTGGACAATAATATCGGACATGGAGTATTGGCGATTGCCATCTTTGGGTTAGTAACGATTGCTGTAGGATTTATTTCCTTAAAAAGCAATTCATTTCGTGATTTTGTTGAAGGAAAAGGAACAATATTTATTAAAGATGGGAAAATCATGGAGGATAATTTAAAAAAGGAAAAATACTCTACAGACGAACTGTCAACACTTCTGCGCAAAAAAGATGTATTTAATCTGGCAGATGTAGAGTTTGCGGTTTTAGAACCAACAGGTAATTTAAGCATTTTATTAAAAAAAGAGAACAGACCGTTAACACCTAAAGACCTTAATATGAAGGTAGCGAATGATAAGGTTCCTCAAACGGTGATTCGAGACGGACATATTGTGCACGATTCTCTCGCATCTGCCGGGAAAACACGGAAGTGGTTGTTTGATGAATTAGATAAGCTTGAAGTCACAATGGACAATGTCTTTTATGGACAGATTGACTCCTATGGTGATTTAACTGTTGATTTATATGATGATAAGATGCAACAGCCATCTCCACAAACAAGGCCATTATTGATGGCTCAGCTTAAAAAGTGTCAAGCGGATTTAGAATTATTTGAGTTAGAAACAGACTCGCCGGATGCCAAAAAAATGTATAAGAAAAACGCTAATAAGCTGAACGAAGTGATAAAAATACTTAGTCCGTACTTAAATAATTAA
- a CDS encoding DUF1657 domain-containing protein, with protein MTVISNVKQSLSTIKGIEAQLSILALNSLDPEAQRTFHEMMNMMNDIKKDLQVRVNEMMLEEPQYKG; from the coding sequence ATGACTGTTATTTCGAATGTTAAACAAAGCTTATCCACGATTAAGGGAATCGAAGCTCAACTTTCTATATTGGCATTGAATTCGCTTGATCCTGAGGCACAAAGGACTTTTCACGAAATGATGAATATGATGAACGATATAAAAAAAGACCTGCAAGTAAGAGTAAATGAAATGATGTTAGAAGAGCCGCAGTATAAGGGATGA
- a CDS encoding DUF1657 domain-containing protein has protein sequence MTVGTQVKQAIAGLKSAQASFEGFALATDNQEAKQLYQTCAQQTQSIIDSVQPRLQQILDEEPQYNQ, from the coding sequence ATGACAGTAGGCACACAAGTTAAACAAGCAATTGCAGGCTTAAAAAGTGCTCAAGCGAGCTTTGAAGGATTTGCATTAGCAACTGATAATCAGGAGGCTAAGCAATTATACCAAACTTGTGCACAGCAGACTCAATCAATTATTGACTCTGTACAGCCGCGTTTGCAGCAAATTCTTGATGAGGAACCACAGTACAATCAATAG